In Bythopirellula goksoeyrii, a single window of DNA contains:
- the panC gene encoding pantoate--beta-alanine ligase yields the protein MGTESTNVRVLSTIAEVRSVVKAAQAAGETVGLVPTMGALHEGHLQLVDASQSECDQTLVSIFVNPTQFGPGEDGDRYPRTLQRDCELLAERGSPLVFAPTVAEVYQPGNDTFVEVGAVAKPYEGEIRPGHFRGVATVVLKLFNIIPANCAYFGRKDYQQALVVQQMVRDFNIPIEIVICPTIREPDGLAMSSRNAYLSPSERKQATAIYRSLKLAESLYRNGEADVDTLTKQMRGCLADSNITNVDYIAFVAAGTVHPVERITGPTVVALAARVGATRLIDNHTINP from the coding sequence TTGGGCACAGAATCTACCAATGTCCGCGTCCTATCCACCATCGCCGAGGTCCGCAGCGTCGTAAAGGCTGCCCAGGCTGCCGGTGAGACAGTTGGTCTGGTGCCGACGATGGGTGCGCTGCATGAAGGCCATTTGCAACTTGTCGACGCGTCACAGTCCGAGTGCGACCAGACGCTGGTAAGTATTTTTGTGAATCCCACGCAGTTTGGTCCTGGTGAAGATGGAGATCGCTATCCTCGGACCTTGCAGCGCGACTGTGAATTGCTCGCTGAGCGTGGCAGTCCGTTGGTCTTCGCACCGACTGTCGCAGAGGTCTATCAACCGGGCAACGATACCTTTGTCGAAGTCGGAGCCGTTGCTAAACCCTATGAAGGAGAAATCCGTCCGGGACATTTTCGCGGCGTGGCCACCGTCGTCTTGAAACTGTTCAACATCATCCCCGCGAATTGTGCCTACTTTGGCCGCAAGGATTATCAACAGGCGCTGGTTGTCCAGCAGATGGTCAGGGATTTCAATATTCCAATTGAGATCGTCATCTGTCCCACGATACGTGAACCAGATGGTTTGGCCATGAGTTCCCGCAATGCGTATCTCTCTCCGTCAGAACGTAAGCAGGCAACCGCGATATACCGATCGTTGAAATTGGCAGAATCACTTTATCGTAACGGAGAGGCCGACGTAGACACGCTAACCAAGCAGATGCGAGGCTGTCTTGCCGATTCCAATATCACCAACGTAGACTACATTGCCTTCGTTGCTGCCGGTACAGTCCACCCGGTCGAAAGAATCACGGGGCCAACAGTGGTGGCCCTTGCGGCGCGAGTCGGTGCAACAAGATTAATCGACAATCACACGATAAACCCATAA
- a CDS encoding dodecin family protein — protein MSIAKVVTVVSQSEKSFDDAVQEGLTSASKTVRGISGIKVVDWTAKVSNDKITSYKVTMDIAFGVEE, from the coding sequence ATGAGTATTGCGAAGGTAGTTACCGTCGTTTCCCAATCGGAAAAGAGTTTTGACGATGCCGTCCAGGAAGGGTTGACCAGTGCGTCCAAGACCGTTCGCGGCATTAGTGGTATTAAAGTAGTCGATTGGACAGCAAAGGTTTCCAATGATAAGATCACCTCCTACAAGGTGACAATGGATATTGCCTTTGGCGTCGAAGAGTAG
- a CDS encoding alpha-L-glutamate ligase-like protein has translation MDNNSNRFWAWPDELKRRGILGINQRNLDIILESNPRAFYPRVDNKLLTKEICQANGIQVPETYFIIKEHSECHRFLDLVEDRTEFVVKPSSGAAGRGIVVVAGRLGNNFFTSSGRLIEWTDLRHHLSTIISGLYSLGGQADSVIVERRIVSHPLLKSIAVEGTPDIRVILYRGVPVMAMIRLPTKMSGGRANLHQGAIAAAIELNTGRTYGGVCRDRAISMHPDTNFPIAGIELPNWKDVLEGAMKLSDALEMGYVGIDFVIDADTGPVVLEANARPGLAIQLAHREGIVPRLKYIDSIPMADRTGENRWDVIESIATKSSDFWRI, from the coding sequence ATGGATAACAACTCGAATCGATTCTGGGCCTGGCCTGATGAGCTAAAGCGCCGGGGAATCCTCGGAATCAACCAGCGCAATCTCGATATCATCCTGGAAAGCAATCCGCGAGCGTTTTATCCGCGGGTCGACAACAAACTGCTTACCAAAGAGATTTGCCAAGCCAACGGTATCCAGGTTCCTGAAACGTATTTCATTATCAAAGAACACAGCGAGTGCCACCGGTTCCTGGATCTGGTGGAGGATCGTACCGAGTTCGTTGTAAAACCGTCGAGCGGAGCAGCCGGCCGCGGTATTGTGGTCGTCGCGGGTCGGCTGGGCAACAATTTCTTTACCTCTTCGGGACGTCTGATTGAATGGACTGACCTCCGGCATCACCTCTCGACAATTATCTCAGGGCTTTACTCTCTAGGAGGTCAGGCAGATTCCGTAATCGTGGAACGGCGAATCGTCAGTCATCCCTTGCTCAAGAGCATTGCCGTTGAGGGAACTCCCGACATTCGTGTGATTCTCTATCGTGGTGTGCCTGTGATGGCCATGATCCGCCTGCCGACAAAAATGTCCGGAGGACGGGCAAACTTGCATCAGGGGGCCATCGCCGCGGCAATCGAACTCAATACGGGCCGTACGTATGGCGGCGTCTGCCGCGATCGGGCCATCAGCATGCACCCTGACACAAATTTTCCGATCGCGGGGATCGAACTTCCCAATTGGAAGGACGTGTTGGAAGGCGCGATGAAGCTGAGCGACGCGTTGGAGATGGGCTATGTTGGGATCGACTTTGTAATCGACGCTGACACGGGCCCCGTGGTATTGGAAGCCAACGCACGACCGGGATTGGCAATCCAATTGGCCCATCGCGAAGGTATCGTGCCACGTCTTAAATATATCGATTCGATTCCCATGGCAGATCGTACGGGTGAAAATCGCTGGGATGTGATCGAATCAATCGCCACCAAGAGCAGCGACTTCTGGCGAATCTAG
- a CDS encoding 7TM domain-containing protein codes for MSARVLSQIWAAIFILLGIVAFSLRYQARHEVQEGLQDSLWRLSYDIKFEVDSPEAEVRVGLPDQDSSAAIIEVEEKSHINLDAEDYTSPLNKNRELILTTQLTGNYQVGAEFEIRLKPRNAWDEQHQVSGLSSTARSRFLRSDATIDTAGANVREVMQQIPRGELTDSELVQQLFDFCSQSFKPGSSADGFDAVGYALANHQATPLGRVRTLVTLCRAYRIPARLVTGFELRQSDSAKPHVWAEVFYGHHWVPFDPTYGHARQMPYNFLPIRHDGEEIVRGEGIKDLSAKYTILRLPPPANVLQAEVRRPSQVLDLTRLPVEMHEIMSLMLLLPLGALITAIFRNLIGMRTLGTFAPALLAMSFIYAELATSLVILIAVLTAGYFGRIMLDRLHLLMVPRSSIVLTMIIMLIVFGVSLIDYADPISGVRAVLLPLVILTTLIERYFVTTEEDGMAFAMQLVVGTAVVAACCYLILGWKQIGALLLIYPELHFFTIAAFIWIGRYSGYRLVELWRFRDMVK; via the coding sequence GTGAGTGCTCGTGTTTTGAGTCAAATTTGGGCCGCCATCTTTATCCTCCTCGGGATCGTGGCGTTCAGTCTACGCTATCAGGCCAGGCACGAGGTCCAGGAGGGGCTTCAAGACAGTTTGTGGAGGCTCTCCTACGACATTAAGTTCGAAGTCGATAGCCCCGAGGCGGAGGTGCGGGTTGGCTTGCCGGACCAAGACTCCTCAGCAGCGATCATCGAAGTGGAGGAAAAATCTCACATCAATCTCGATGCCGAGGATTATACCTCCCCCTTGAACAAGAATCGTGAGTTGATTCTAACCACTCAACTTACCGGAAACTATCAAGTGGGTGCCGAATTCGAGATCCGACTCAAACCGCGAAATGCCTGGGACGAACAGCATCAAGTCTCCGGCCTATCATCAACTGCCAGATCCCGTTTCTTGCGCAGCGATGCTACGATCGACACCGCAGGTGCCAATGTGCGGGAGGTCATGCAACAGATTCCCCGTGGCGAATTGACCGATAGTGAATTGGTCCAGCAGCTTTTTGATTTTTGTTCTCAGAGTTTTAAGCCGGGGAGCAGCGCAGATGGTTTCGATGCTGTCGGATACGCCCTAGCCAATCATCAAGCCACACCTTTGGGTCGTGTTCGCACCTTGGTCACACTGTGCCGCGCCTATAGAATTCCCGCACGTCTTGTCACTGGATTTGAGCTTCGCCAATCTGATTCGGCTAAGCCGCATGTGTGGGCCGAAGTGTTTTACGGCCATCACTGGGTTCCGTTTGACCCGACCTACGGCCATGCCCGTCAGATGCCCTACAATTTTCTGCCGATTCGACACGATGGCGAAGAGATTGTTCGTGGCGAAGGGATTAAAGACTTATCGGCCAAATATACGATTCTTCGATTGCCCCCTCCGGCCAACGTCCTGCAAGCAGAAGTCCGCCGCCCTTCGCAAGTACTCGACCTGACACGTTTGCCGGTTGAAATGCATGAAATTATGTCGCTGATGTTGTTGCTTCCCTTGGGAGCGCTCATCACGGCCATATTCCGCAATCTCATTGGCATGCGGACGTTAGGCACTTTCGCCCCCGCGCTGCTGGCAATGAGTTTCATCTATGCTGAATTGGCAACGAGTTTGGTGATCTTGATCGCCGTACTCACAGCGGGTTACTTCGGCCGTATAATGTTGGATCGTCTGCATCTGTTGATGGTGCCTCGCTCCAGTATTGTACTGACGATGATTATCATGCTGATCGTGTTTGGAGTTTCACTGATCGACTATGCTGATCCAATCTCCGGGGTACGAGCAGTGTTGCTGCCGTTGGTTATTCTCACAACTCTGATCGAGCGCTATTTTGTGACCACTGAAGAAGATGGTATGGCGTTCGCCATGCAATTGGTGGTTGGTACCGCCGTCGTGGCTGCCTGCTGCTACTTGATTCTGGGTTGGAAACAAATTGGAGCCCTGTTACTGATCTATCCTGAGTTGCATTTCTTCACGATCGCCGCCTTCATCTGGATCGGTCGATACAGTGGTTATCGGCTGGTAGAACTTTGGCGCTTCCGTGACATGGTGAAATAG